The following coding sequences are from one Musa acuminata AAA Group cultivar baxijiao chromosome BXJ1-6, Cavendish_Baxijiao_AAA, whole genome shotgun sequence window:
- the LOC135677140 gene encoding protein P21-like, with protein MASSSILSLFFFFFSLLVTLSHAATFEIVNRCSYTVWAAAVPGGGRQLNQGQSWTINVNAGTTGGRIWGRTGCSFDGSGRGRCQTGDCGGVLSCTAYGSPPNTLAEFALNQFNNLDFFDISLVDGFNVPMDFSPTSGGCRGIRCAADINGQCPGALKAPGGCNNPCTVFKTDQYCCNSGSCSPTDYSQFFKRNCPDAYSYPKDDQTSTFTCPGGTNYRVVFCP; from the coding sequence ATGGCTTCGTCGAGCattctctccctcttcttcttcttcttctcccttcttgTCACCCTCTCCCATGCCGCCACCTTCGAGATCGTGAACCGATGCTCTTACACAGTGTGGGCCGCGGCCGTGCCCGGCGGCGGACGCCAGCTCAACCAGGGGCAGTCGTGGACCATCAACGTGAACGCGGGAACCACCGGCGGCCGCATCTGGGGCCGCACCGGCTGCTCCTTCGACGGGAGCGGACGCGGGCGGTGCCAGACCGGCGACTGCGGCGGCGTGCTGTCATGCACGGCGTACGGCAGCCCGCCCAACACCCTGGCGGAGTTCGCGCTCAACCAGTTCAACAACCTCGACTTCTTCGACATCTCCCTGGTCGACGGCTTCAACGTGCCAATGGACTTCAGCCCCACGTCAGGCGGCTGCCGCGGCATCCGGTGCGCGGCGGACATCAACGGGCAGTGCCCCGGGGCGCTGAAGGCGCCGGGCGGCTGCAACAACCCCTGCACCGTGTTCAAGACGGACCAGTACTGTTGCAACTCCGGCAGCTGCAGCCCGACCGACTATTcccagttcttcaagagaaactgCCCCGACGCCTACAGCTATCCCAAGGACGATCAGACGAGCACCTTCACCTGCCCCGGCGGCACCAACTACAGGGTTGTCTTCTGCCCTTGA